In Brassica napus cultivar Da-Ae chromosome C2, Da-Ae, whole genome shotgun sequence, the sequence AAACATTCAACGGTCAATTTTTCCGATTCCTAACAGCTAGCGAATAATCAAATCATACGACATAAAAACCTTCTTCATTCACTTTGACCCACTCGCGTTTCCAGAAACCTATGACCAACCATTATCATCACattacaaaacatatataaactctTCCCAACTTGTCTCCTTCATTAGTATGAGACAGTCAAagaaagtttatttattttttcttaacctCCTCTTGTTATGGGACTTTCGTTGAGAATGAGACGGCGAGGAGGAGCCAAGAAGGACATACTAACTCCGGCGATCAGTTCctcggaggaggaggaagaaatCGTGATTCCGTCGCAGTTTCAGTGTCCGATATCGTACGATTTAATGAAAGACCCGGTGATTATCGCCTCGGGGATTACCTACGACCGCGAAAACATCGAGAAATGGTTTGAGTCAGGTAACCAAACGTGTCCGGTGACTAACACGGTTCTAGCCACTTTGGAACAGACACCGAACCACGCGATTCGGAGGATGATCCAAGAATGGTGCGTCGCTAAAGGATCATCGTTAGATCGTGTTCCGACACCACGTGTTCCCATTTCAAGTCATCAAGCGATCGAGATTTGCGGGAAGCTATTGTCTGCGACGCGGCGTGGAGATCACGTGGTGTGTGTGGAGATGGTCGAGAAAATGAAGAGGTTAGTGCAAGAGAGTGAGAGGAACACGAAATGTTTTAAAGCGAACGGCGTCGGATTGGTTCTTTGCGTTTGTTTCAACGCGTTTTCTGAAAACGCAAACGCGTCGGAGTTGTTGGAGGATGTTTTGCTTTTGCTGACGTGGATGTTTCCGATTGGGTCGAAAGGTCAAGCGAATCTAACTTCCACGACGTCATTTACGCGTATAGTGGGGTTTCTGAAAAGCGGTGATCAAAACGCCGCGTTTTTGGTCAAGGAGCTTTTATCTCTTGACGAAGCAAACGTTGACAAGTTAGCTACGATTAACGGCGTCTTCGACGCGCTGGTGAAATCGATTCGCGATTCGTCGTCCCTGACTTCGATCTTCCACATGATCTCTGCTAAGCCAGAGACT encodes:
- the LOC106375769 gene encoding U-box domain-containing protein 20-like — encoded protein: MGLSLRMRRRGGAKKDILTPAISSSEEEEEIVIPSQFQCPISYDLMKDPVIIASGITYDRENIEKWFESGNQTCPVTNTVLATLEQTPNHAIRRMIQEWCVAKGSSLDRVPTPRVPISSHQAIEICGKLLSATRRGDHVVCVEMVEKMKRLVQESERNTKCFKANGVGLVLCVCFNAFSENANASELLEDVLLLLTWMFPIGSKGQANLTSTTSFTRIVGFLKSGDQNAAFLVKELLSLDEANVDKLATINGVFDALVKSIRDSSSLTSIFHMISAKPETTSRFMELGLVNSTVEMLVDSENSVCEKALLVLDAICESNEGRTIVRGNELVMPILVKKILKISEFAKKSLVSVMWKICKTGDGTEVEEALRLGAFKKLVVMLQVGCGEGTKEKVTELLKMMNRHMKTNGFVDVSDSSIEFMHLKKPS